The segment CCAGGATGACGTGCCCCTCTTTGGTGAGCTCGGGGGATGCCAGCGCGACGTCTGTGGAGTCGTCTTCGGGGACGGGCTCGACGTATGGCGAGAAGTAGGGGTCGGTGCCGCAGGCCACGAGGCTGAGCGTGGCGAGGGTCAGAGCAATGGCGAGGGGTGTCCGCGGAGCCAACATCATGCGTGTCCTCATTGGGGGAGCAGGGGATCAGCAGCATTTGGAGACCGCGTTCAGCAGTGGCGCGGTCGGAAGAGCAGTTTTGCGGGCCGACAGAAGGGTAGGAGCCGGGAGGGAGGTCGTCAAATATGGGGAGATAAAGTTGTGTAGCGCGATAAGGATCGGGTGTGGCGAGGGGGCGGCTGTGGGGTGGGTGAGTGTGTGACCGTGGGTCGTGGAAAGTCGGCTATTTATGCGGCGAAAAGGTAACCGCGGGTTGTGCGTGGAGATGACCGTGGGTCGTGCGAAGTCAGCTATTTGTGGGGCGAAACGGTGACCGTGGGTTGTGAGAGGGTGTGACCTTGGGTCGTGGAAAGTCGGCTATTTATGCGGCGAAAAGGTAACCGTGGGTTGTGCGTGGAGATGACCGTGGGTCGTGCGTGGAGATGACCGTGGGTTGTGAGAGGGTGTGACCGTGGGTCGTGTAAAGTCGGCTATTTGTGGGGCGAAACGGTGACCGTGGGTCGTGGGTGGAGATGACCGTGGGTCGCGTTCTGGTCAGGATTTACGCGGTGTTCGAGTGAGCGTGGGTCAGGTTGCGACGATGGTGACCATGGCAAAATGCATGGCGGCGGCGATGACGACCAGGGTGTGGAAGACCTCGTGGTAACCGAAGGTGGCCGGTGCGGGGTTGGGGCGTTTGAGGGCGTAGGCCAGGGCGCCCAGGGTGAAGACGACGCCGCCGCCGAGCATCAGGACGACGGTGAGGAGGCCGTAGTCGGCGTAGATGCGGGGGACGGCCGGGACGCTGGTCCAGCCGAGCAGGACGCAGATCAGGGCGGTGATGAACTTGGGGGCGCGTGGCCAGAGGAACTCTTTGAGGGTCCCCAGGGCGGCGCCGGACCAGACGAGGGTGAGCAGGGCTTTGCCGCCGGAGGCGCTCATGGCCAGCAGGCAGATGGGGGTGAAGGTGCCGGCGATGAGGATGAAGATGGCGGCGTGGTCGAGCTTGCGCATGCGGGCGCGGGCTGTCGGCGGCCAGTTGATGATGTGGTAGGTGGCGCTGGTGGCCAAAAGGTTGACCAGGCTTGCGGCGTAGATGGCGGTGGCCAGGCGCGCCTGGGGGCTGGAAGCGAAGAGGACGAGCATGATCCCGGCGCCCAGTGCGGCGAAGGCCGAGGCGTAGTGGATCTGTCCGCGGAGGCTGGGTTTTTCGGGAGCATCGAGGGAGGGGGCTGGACTCATGGCGTGTCCGGTGGTGAGATGAGAGCAAAGGATGTGGCGTTCACGACCTCTTGAACTCTGGCGGGAAGTTGCCGGGTTCGCAAGAGGGACTCTGGCTGACAGGTGTTTGGATTGGGTCGGGTCAAGGGTGAGGCTAAGTGGTTGATATCAGGGCGCGAATCGGTGGTCGGGACGCGTTATAAAGAGATCTGGGAGCGACGTGATGGGACGATTTTCAAGAATTTACAGCGTGGTGGGGCTTGGTTTTCTGCTGGCGGCGACGGGATGCAGCGGTGATGCTCCGGTGGAGCCGGCCGACGTGGAGGAGGGGGAGGATGTCGGCGATGCTGGCGACGTGGGGGACGCCGGGGATGTTTTTGAGGAGCCGGAAGATCCCTCGGCGATGCCCAACGCGATGGGGCAGGGGGGGCATGCGTTGTTGCCCTGGCCGGCGGCGCAGTATCAGGAGGAGGGGGAAGATGGCGTCAGCGTGCGGGTGGCGGAGGCGTTGATTCCGGCGGGTTTTGACGGGGAGTTGATCGGGGGGAGCGGGGCGAGTCGGGTGGCCCCGATGGTGACCTGGTTGGAGGGGGGGATCGATCCGCGGGGGTTGCCGGATGCCGTAGATTGGGGGGCGACGCTTGGCGAGGCGAGTCTCGTGCAGGTGGTGGTGCTGGAGGAGGGGCAGGAGGCGCGGCGCTGGCCGGTGCTGGTCGAGATGGATGCGACGGCGCGGGAGCCTGATGAGGCCACGCTTTTGATACGTCCGCATCGTCCTTTCCCGGCCGGGGCCCAGGTGGTGGTGGGGCTTCGGCGAGGGCTGCGAACCTATGCGTGTGTGGAGGATGAGCAGTCGGAGGCGTGCGTGGAGCACGGGAGCTCGGAGGCGCTGGCGCGGGTGCTGGCCGGGGAGCCGGCCGATGCGGCTGAGGAGGCCTGGGTGACGCGCGGCGCCGAGGCGATGCGGGCGGCGCTGGCAGTGATGGGTGAGGAGGCCGGGGGGCTTGTGCAGGCGTGGAGTTTCCGGGTGCGCGAGCGCGAGGAGGTGGTCTCGGCGCTCTTTGAGATGCAGCGCGTGGCGAATGAGGCCGACGCGTCAAACTACCGTCTTGAGGAGGTTGTGTATGAAGACGCTAGGGCGCTGATTTACGGGGAGGTGGAGGTGCCCTGGTTCCTCGATGAGGATAACCGGGTGGTGCTCAATGAGGCGGGGCTGCCGCAGGTTGTGGAGGAGCGTTTTGTGGAGTTTCTGGTGACGGTGCCGCGCAGCGTCGATCGGACGCGTCCGGTGGTGCTCTTTGGTCACGGCTTCTTCAGCGCGATTGAGGAGTCGACCTGGGGCAACCTCTTCGGGGGGCTGGAGCAGTGGGAGATGGCGGCGGTGACGACGCGATTTTACGGGTTTGCGGAGGCGGATCTTGCAGATACGGCGACGGTGCTCGCGGCGGAGTCGTTGCAGGGGTTGGCCGGGGTGATCGATCAGCAGCGTCAGTCGCAGGCGAACTTCACGGTGGTGCATAATATGCTGCGCGACTATCTGGCGGCGGAGTTGGAGTTGGATTTCGGGGAGGGGGTGTATCGGCCGCTGGATGGCGATGCGATTTCGTATATGGGGATCAGCAACGGTGGGACGCAGGGTTTTGTGATGATGAGCACGTCGCCGGTGCTCAAGCGGGGCGCGTTGATCGTGCCGGGCGGGGGGTGGTCGCATATGTTGCAACGGGCGGCGCAGTGGCCCACGCTGGGGGGATTGTTTACGCGGCGTTATCGCAACCAGGTCGAGCTTCAACTGGGGGTCTCGATGTTGCAGCAGATCTTCGATCCGGTGGATTCGCTTAACTACGCGGAGTTTTTGCTCGAGGAGCGCGCCGAGGGGATGGTGGCGGAGCCGGAGTTGCTGGTGGTGGAGGCGCTGCATGACTCGCAGGTGGCCAATATGGTGTCGCGGTGGGTGGCCGGTGCGGCCGGGGTGCAGCAGGTGATGCCGGGGGTGGAGGAGGTCTGGGAGGTGCCTCGCGTTGACGCGACGACGCTGGTCGAGGGGGATGTGCGGGTTGGCTACGAGATCTACGATCTGGGTGTGGAGGCGCATCCTGTGGGCAATGTGGCTGCCGAGGAGAACGGCGTGCATAACGATGTGCGGCTGCTGGAGTCGTATCGGGCGCAGGTCGGGGAGTTTTTGGAGAGCGGCAGGGTGGAGCGTTTTTGTGAGGGGGTGTGCGATCCGGAGTGAAGATGCGGACGGTGGGGGGGGAGTTCGGGAGGAACGTGAAAGTGTGTCAGGAGGGCTTCAGATGAAGATGGCGTGGAAGGGGGGCATGCCGGGGGCTGTGCTCACGGTGGTAAAGTGAGGTGACCGTGGGTCATCGATGGGATGACCGTGGGTTGTTGATGAGGCGCCATTTCGTGGCGAGGAGGTAACCGTGGGTCATCGATGGGATGACCGTGGGTTGTGCGTGGAGATGACCGTGGGTCATCGATGAGATGACCCAGGGATGTTTGATGCTGCGAATATTCGGGTTGAAGCGATGACCGTGGGTTGTGCGTGGAGATGACCGTGGGTCATCGATGAGATGACCCAGGGATGTTTGATGCTGCGAATATTCGGGTTGAGGGGATGACCGTGGGTTGTGCGTGGAGATGACCGTGGGTCATCGATGAGATGACCCAG is part of the Lujinxingia vulgaris genome and harbors:
- the trhA gene encoding PAQR family membrane homeostasis protein TrhA; the protein is MSPAPSLDAPEKPSLRGQIHYASAFAALGAGIMLVLFASSPQARLATAIYAASLVNLLATSATYHIINWPPTARARMRKLDHAAIFILIAGTFTPICLLAMSASGGKALLTLVWSGAALGTLKEFLWPRAPKFITALICVLLGWTSVPAVPRIYADYGLLTVVLMLGGGVVFTLGALAYALKRPNPAPATFGYHEVFHTLVVIAAAMHFAMVTIVAT